A single Gambusia affinis linkage group LG20, SWU_Gaff_1.0, whole genome shotgun sequence DNA region contains:
- the adprh gene encoding ADP-ribosylarginine hydrolase, with the protein MDRFATVEHYKAGMVLSGAGDALGYRNQLWEYNESGPAIHQELQELGGLKNIKVELPDWPVSDDTVLHLATAEGLATGKTGEELLHEVAGRYVEAMKDMDGRKPGPSSILGVSQLKPGEEEGYRVPYNPEGTGCGAAMRSMCIGLKYPKPDQLLSLVAVAVETGRMTHPHPTGFLGAVASALFASYAVQRRPMTTWGLGLINEACPVARTIVQGRGFAVDETERDWGYFCDKWQWYLDLRGLSNGVGPLLWPPSYGPAERDEAYKSFSLSGWAGRSGHDAPMIALDALLGAGSDWEELMNRAAFHGGDSDSTAVIAACCWGLLYGTNGIPEGNYSNLEYRDRLERCAEQLYALSH; encoded by the exons ATGGACCG ATTTGCTACGGTGGAGCATTATAAGGCCGGCATGGTGCTGAGTGGTGCTGGTGATGCTCTGGGCTACAGGAACCAGCTCTGGGAGTATAACGAGTCCGGACCAGCTATTCACCAG GAGCTGCAGGAGCTCGGCGGTTTGAAGAACATCAAAGTGGAGCTTCCTGATTGGCCGGTGAGCGACGACACCGTTCTACACCTGGCAACAGCTGAAGGACTGGCAACAG GGAAAACGGGGGAGGAGCTCCTGCATGAGGTGGCCGGTCGGTATGTGGAAGCGATGAAGGACATGGACGGGAGAAAACCCGGCCCTTCCAGCATTCTGG GCGTTTCCCAGCTGAAGCCAGGGGAAGAAGAGGGCTACAGAGTACCGTATAACCCAGAGGGTACGGGCTGCGGCGCGGCGATGCGGTCCATGTGCATCGGTCTGAA GTACCCGAAGCCTGACCAGCTGTTGTCGCTCGTGGCTGTTGCCGTGGAAACTGGCAGGATGACCCATCCGCACCCCACGGGTTTCCTGGGGGCCGTGGCATCGGCCCTGTTCGCCTCCTACGCCGTCCAGCGGCGGCCGATGACCACCTGGGGCCTGGGCCTGATCAACGAGGCCTGCCCCGTGGCGCGGACCATCGTCCAGGGCCGAGGCTTCGCCGTGGACGAGACGGAGCGCGACTGGGGCTACTTCTGCGACAAGTGGCAGTG GTACCTGGACCTGAGGGGCCTCTCTAACGGAGTGGGCCCTTTGCTCTGGCCCCCGTCCTACGGCCCAGCTGAGCGGGACGAGGCCTATAAGAGCTTCAGTCTGTCTGGCTGGGCGGGACGCAGCGGCCATGATGCTCCCATGATAGCGCTGGATGCCTTACTGGGCGCCGGTTCCGACTGGGAGGAGCTGATGAACAGAGCTGCTTTCCATGGAG GTGACAGCGACAGCACAGCGGTGATCGCCGCCTGTTGTTGGGGTCTTCTTTACGGAACCAACGGGATCCCCGAAGGCAACTACAGCAACCTGGAGTACCGCGACCGACTGGAGCGCTGCGCCGAACAACTCTACGCCCTCTCacattaa